The following coding sequences lie in one Equus asinus isolate D_3611 breed Donkey chromosome 1, EquAss-T2T_v2, whole genome shotgun sequence genomic window:
- the ZMIZ2 gene encoding zinc finger MIZ domain-containing protein 2 isoform X1, protein MNPTNPMKPALPPVPHGDGPFAYEAVPWQQSATQPAGSLSVVTTVWGVGNAAQSQVLGNPMGPAGSPPGSSMMPGMAGGSSALNSPQCLGQQAFGEAGASKGYIQPGVYGRGAYPGAPSFTTGYAGGPGAPGGLGLPSHATRPSTDFTQAAAAAAVAAAAATATATATATVAALQEKQSQELSQYGAMGAGQSFNSQFLQHGGPRGPSVPSSMNPASVGGLMGPSGMSPMGMNPPRAAGIAPLYAGQRLPQHGYPGPPQAQPLPRQGVKRAYSSEIYPGQQYLPGSQYTPSATQYAPGPGQPPAPSSFPGHRLPLQQGVGQPLSTSGPSGLHYKPTEQFNGQGASFNGGSVSYSQPGLSGPTRSIPGYPSSPLPGSPTPPMTPSSSVPYMSTSQDVKSPFLPDLKPSVSSLHSSPPGSGPCDELRLTFPVRDGVVLEPFRLQHNLAVSNHAFQLRDSVYKTLMLRPDLELQFKCYHHEDRQMNTNWPASVQVSVNATPLTIERGDNKTSHKPLYLKHVCQPGRNTIQITVTACCCSHLFVLQLVHRPSVRSVLQGLLKKRLLPAEHCITKIKRNFSSGTIPGTPGPNGEDGVEQTAIKVSLKCPITFRRIQLPARGHDCRHIQCFDLESYLQLNCERGTWRCPVCNKTALLEGLEVDQYMLGILIYIQNSDYEEITIDPTCSWKPVPVKPDLHVKEEPDGPVLKRCRTVSPAHVLMPSVMEMIAALGPGAAPFAPLQPPSAPAPGDYPSQGSGFLGPGTFPDSFPPTTPSTPTLPEFTPGPPPISYQSDIPSSLLTPEKSVPCLPGQMAPAGHLDPAHNPGPPGLHAPNLGGPPGPQLHHPNPPPASRQPLGPVSSGPVGELAFTTATGVMGPPMSGAGEAPEPALDLLPELTNPDELLSYLGPPDLPTNSNDDLLSLFENN, encoded by the exons ATGAACCCCACAAACCCCATGAAACCTGCCTTGCCCCCCGTGCCACATGG TGATGGTCCATTTGCTTATGAGGCGGTGCCTTGGCAACAAAGTGCCACTCAACCAGCAGGATCGCTGTCCGTGGTCACAACCGTGTGGGGCGTTGGCAACGCGGCCCAGAGCCAG GTTTTGGGGAACCCCATGGGCCCTGCAGGGAGCCCTCCCGGCAGCTCCATGATGCCTGGCATGGCAGGTGGCAGCTCTGCTCTGAACTCCCCGCAGTGCCTCGGACAGCAGGCATTTGGTGAGGCTGGCGCCAGCAAGGGCTACATACAGCCAGGGGTGTATGGCCGTGGGGCTTACCCCGGGGCCCCAAGCTTCACTACCGG GTATGCAGGTGGCCCGGGGGCGCCCGGGGGCCTGGGCCTCCCCTCACATGCCACGCGACCCTCCACCGACTTCACCcaagcagcagctgctgctgctgtggctgctgctgctgccactgccacagccacggccacggccaccgTGGCCGCCCTCCAGGAGAAGCAGAGCCAGGAGCTGAGCCAGTACGGAGCG aTGGGGGCCGGACAGTCTTTTAACAGCCAGTTCCTACAGCACGGAGGTCCCCGGGGTCCCAGCGTCCCCAGCAGCATGAACCCTGCCAGCGTGGGAGGGCTGATGGGCCCCTCCGGCATGAGCCCCATGGGCATGAACCCCCCGCGGGCAGCAGGCATAGCGCCCCTGTACGCAGGGCAgcgcctgccccagcatgggtACCCtgggcctccccaggcccagccacTGCCCCGCCAGGGGGTCAAGAGAGCCTACTCCAGTGAG ataTATCCAGGGCAGCAGTACCTGCCAGGCAGCCAGTACACACCCAGCGCCACCCAGTATGCACCTGGCCCCgggcagccccctgccccttcctccttccctgggcACCGGCTGCCCCTGCAGCAGGgtgtgggccagcccctgtccaccTCTGGCCCCTCGGGACTGCACTACAAG CCCACAGAGCAGTTCAACGGGCAGGGCGCCAGCTTCAACGGGGGGAGCGTCAGCTACAGCCAGCCTGGCCTGAGTGGG CCAACCCGTTCCATCCCTGGCTACCCCAGCTCCCCACTGCCGGGGAGCCCCACGCCTCCCATGACCCCCAGCAGCAGCGTCCCCTACATGTCCACCAGCCAGGATGTCAAGTCTCCTTTCCTGCCCGACCTCAAGCCTAGCGTGAGCTCCTTGCACTCGTCGCCTCCCG GCAGTGGCCCCTGTGACGAGCTGCGACTGACCTTCCCCGTGCGGGATGGGGTGGTCCTGGAGCCCTTCCGCCTGCAGCACAACCTGGCTGTGAGCAACCACGCCTTCCAGCTCCGTGACTCTGTCTACAAGACCCTGATGCTAAG gcctgatctggagcTGCAGTTCAAGTGCTATCACCACGAGGACCGGCAGATGAACACCAACTGGCCAGCCTCGGTGCAGGTCAGCGTCAACGCCACCCCACTCACCATCGAGCGCGGCGACAACAAGACCTCCCACAAGCCCCTGTACCTGAAGCACGTGTGCCAGCCAGGCCGCAACACCATCCAGATCACTGTCACGGCCTGCTGCTGC TCCCACCTCTTCGTGCTGCAGCTGGTGCACCGGCCCTCTGTCCGCTCAGTGCTGCAGGGTCTCCTCAAGAAGCGCCTCCTGCCCGCCGAGCATTGCATCACCAAGA TAAAGCGGAACTTCAGTAGTGGCACCATCCCCGGCACCCCTGGGCCCAACGGAGAGGACGGGGTGGAGCAGACGGCCATCAAGGTGTCTCTCAAGTGCCCCATCACCTTCCGCAGGATCCAGCTCCCTGCCAGAGGTCACGACTGTCGCCACATACAG TGCTTCGACCTGGAGTCGTACCTACAGCTCAACTGTGAGCGGGGGACCTGGAGGTGCCCCGTGTGCAA CAAGACGGCATTGCTGGAGGGCCTCGAGGTGGACCAGTACATGCTGGGCATCCTCATTTACATTCAGAA CTCCGACTATGAGGAGATCACCATTGACCCCACGTGCAGCTGGAAGCCGGTGCCAGTGAAGCCCGACCTGCACGTCAAAGAGGAGCCGGACGGGCCGGTGCTGAAGCGCTGCCGCACCGTGAGCCCCGCCCATGTGCTCATGCCCAGCGTGATGGAGATGATAGCTGCCCTGGGTCCTGGTGCCGCCCCCTTCGCCCCCCTGCAGCCCCCCTCGGCCCCTGCCCCCGGCGACTACCCCAGCCAGG GTTCCGGCTTCCTGGGACCCGGGACCTTCCCCGACTCCTTCCCACCCACCACACCCAGCACCCCAACCCTTCCTGAGTTCACCCCAGGGCCGCCTCCCATCTCCTACCAGTCCGACATTCCCAGCAGCCTCCTGACACCAGAGAAGTCTGTCCCCTGTCTCCCAGGCCAG atGGCACCAGCAGGTCACCTGGACCCAGCCCACAACCCCGGGCCACCGGGGCTGCATGCCCCCAACCTTGGAGGTCCCCCAGGGCCCCAGCTGCACCATCCAAACCCTCCCCCAGCATCCCGACAGCCCCTGGGCCCAGTGAGCTCGGGTCCTGTCGGTGAGCTGGCCTTCACCACTGCCACAGGCGTGATGGGGCCCCCCATGTCTGGTGCAGGGGAGGCCCCGGAACCGGCCCTGGAC CTACTCCCAGAACTGACCAACCCTGATGAGCTGCTGTCCTACCTGGGCCCACCCGACCTCCCCACAAACAGCAATGATGATCTGCTCTCTCTGTTTGAGAACAACTGA
- the ZMIZ2 gene encoding zinc finger MIZ domain-containing protein 2 isoform X2 encodes MEPGLPGTPTSLETNSLSPRGVGFSPIFTWRPHTTPVLGNPMGPAGSPPGSSMMPGMAGGSSALNSPQCLGQQAFGEAGASKGYIQPGVYGRGAYPGAPSFTTGYAGGPGAPGGLGLPSHATRPSTDFTQAAAAAAVAAAAATATATATATVAALQEKQSQELSQYGAMGAGQSFNSQFLQHGGPRGPSVPSSMNPASVGGLMGPSGMSPMGMNPPRAAGIAPLYAGQRLPQHGYPGPPQAQPLPRQGVKRAYSSEIYPGQQYLPGSQYTPSATQYAPGPGQPPAPSSFPGHRLPLQQGVGQPLSTSGPSGLHYKPTEQFNGQGASFNGGSVSYSQPGLSGPTRSIPGYPSSPLPGSPTPPMTPSSSVPYMSTSQDVKSPFLPDLKPSVSSLHSSPPGSGPCDELRLTFPVRDGVVLEPFRLQHNLAVSNHAFQLRDSVYKTLMLRPDLELQFKCYHHEDRQMNTNWPASVQVSVNATPLTIERGDNKTSHKPLYLKHVCQPGRNTIQITVTACCCSHLFVLQLVHRPSVRSVLQGLLKKRLLPAEHCITKIKRNFSSGTIPGTPGPNGEDGVEQTAIKVSLKCPITFRRIQLPARGHDCRHIQCFDLESYLQLNCERGTWRCPVCNKTALLEGLEVDQYMLGILIYIQNSDYEEITIDPTCSWKPVPVKPDLHVKEEPDGPVLKRCRTVSPAHVLMPSVMEMIAALGPGAAPFAPLQPPSAPAPGDYPSQGSGFLGPGTFPDSFPPTTPSTPTLPEFTPGPPPISYQSDIPSSLLTPEKSVPCLPGQMAPAGHLDPAHNPGPPGLHAPNLGGPPGPQLHHPNPPPASRQPLGPVSSGPVGELAFTTATGVMGPPMSGAGEAPEPALDLLPELTNPDELLSYLGPPDLPTNSNDDLLSLFENN; translated from the exons ATGGAGCCAGGGCTTCCTGGGACTCCGACATCCTTGGAGACTAATTCTCTTTCCCCTCGTGGCGTGGGGTTTTCTCCTATTTTCACCTGGCGTCCACACACAACACCT GTTTTGGGGAACCCCATGGGCCCTGCAGGGAGCCCTCCCGGCAGCTCCATGATGCCTGGCATGGCAGGTGGCAGCTCTGCTCTGAACTCCCCGCAGTGCCTCGGACAGCAGGCATTTGGTGAGGCTGGCGCCAGCAAGGGCTACATACAGCCAGGGGTGTATGGCCGTGGGGCTTACCCCGGGGCCCCAAGCTTCACTACCGG GTATGCAGGTGGCCCGGGGGCGCCCGGGGGCCTGGGCCTCCCCTCACATGCCACGCGACCCTCCACCGACTTCACCcaagcagcagctgctgctgctgtggctgctgctgctgccactgccacagccacggccacggccaccgTGGCCGCCCTCCAGGAGAAGCAGAGCCAGGAGCTGAGCCAGTACGGAGCG aTGGGGGCCGGACAGTCTTTTAACAGCCAGTTCCTACAGCACGGAGGTCCCCGGGGTCCCAGCGTCCCCAGCAGCATGAACCCTGCCAGCGTGGGAGGGCTGATGGGCCCCTCCGGCATGAGCCCCATGGGCATGAACCCCCCGCGGGCAGCAGGCATAGCGCCCCTGTACGCAGGGCAgcgcctgccccagcatgggtACCCtgggcctccccaggcccagccacTGCCCCGCCAGGGGGTCAAGAGAGCCTACTCCAGTGAG ataTATCCAGGGCAGCAGTACCTGCCAGGCAGCCAGTACACACCCAGCGCCACCCAGTATGCACCTGGCCCCgggcagccccctgccccttcctccttccctgggcACCGGCTGCCCCTGCAGCAGGgtgtgggccagcccctgtccaccTCTGGCCCCTCGGGACTGCACTACAAG CCCACAGAGCAGTTCAACGGGCAGGGCGCCAGCTTCAACGGGGGGAGCGTCAGCTACAGCCAGCCTGGCCTGAGTGGG CCAACCCGTTCCATCCCTGGCTACCCCAGCTCCCCACTGCCGGGGAGCCCCACGCCTCCCATGACCCCCAGCAGCAGCGTCCCCTACATGTCCACCAGCCAGGATGTCAAGTCTCCTTTCCTGCCCGACCTCAAGCCTAGCGTGAGCTCCTTGCACTCGTCGCCTCCCG GCAGTGGCCCCTGTGACGAGCTGCGACTGACCTTCCCCGTGCGGGATGGGGTGGTCCTGGAGCCCTTCCGCCTGCAGCACAACCTGGCTGTGAGCAACCACGCCTTCCAGCTCCGTGACTCTGTCTACAAGACCCTGATGCTAAG gcctgatctggagcTGCAGTTCAAGTGCTATCACCACGAGGACCGGCAGATGAACACCAACTGGCCAGCCTCGGTGCAGGTCAGCGTCAACGCCACCCCACTCACCATCGAGCGCGGCGACAACAAGACCTCCCACAAGCCCCTGTACCTGAAGCACGTGTGCCAGCCAGGCCGCAACACCATCCAGATCACTGTCACGGCCTGCTGCTGC TCCCACCTCTTCGTGCTGCAGCTGGTGCACCGGCCCTCTGTCCGCTCAGTGCTGCAGGGTCTCCTCAAGAAGCGCCTCCTGCCCGCCGAGCATTGCATCACCAAGA TAAAGCGGAACTTCAGTAGTGGCACCATCCCCGGCACCCCTGGGCCCAACGGAGAGGACGGGGTGGAGCAGACGGCCATCAAGGTGTCTCTCAAGTGCCCCATCACCTTCCGCAGGATCCAGCTCCCTGCCAGAGGTCACGACTGTCGCCACATACAG TGCTTCGACCTGGAGTCGTACCTACAGCTCAACTGTGAGCGGGGGACCTGGAGGTGCCCCGTGTGCAA CAAGACGGCATTGCTGGAGGGCCTCGAGGTGGACCAGTACATGCTGGGCATCCTCATTTACATTCAGAA CTCCGACTATGAGGAGATCACCATTGACCCCACGTGCAGCTGGAAGCCGGTGCCAGTGAAGCCCGACCTGCACGTCAAAGAGGAGCCGGACGGGCCGGTGCTGAAGCGCTGCCGCACCGTGAGCCCCGCCCATGTGCTCATGCCCAGCGTGATGGAGATGATAGCTGCCCTGGGTCCTGGTGCCGCCCCCTTCGCCCCCCTGCAGCCCCCCTCGGCCCCTGCCCCCGGCGACTACCCCAGCCAGG GTTCCGGCTTCCTGGGACCCGGGACCTTCCCCGACTCCTTCCCACCCACCACACCCAGCACCCCAACCCTTCCTGAGTTCACCCCAGGGCCGCCTCCCATCTCCTACCAGTCCGACATTCCCAGCAGCCTCCTGACACCAGAGAAGTCTGTCCCCTGTCTCCCAGGCCAG atGGCACCAGCAGGTCACCTGGACCCAGCCCACAACCCCGGGCCACCGGGGCTGCATGCCCCCAACCTTGGAGGTCCCCCAGGGCCCCAGCTGCACCATCCAAACCCTCCCCCAGCATCCCGACAGCCCCTGGGCCCAGTGAGCTCGGGTCCTGTCGGTGAGCTGGCCTTCACCACTGCCACAGGCGTGATGGGGCCCCCCATGTCTGGTGCAGGGGAGGCCCCGGAACCGGCCCTGGAC CTACTCCCAGAACTGACCAACCCTGATGAGCTGCTGTCCTACCTGGGCCCACCCGACCTCCCCACAAACAGCAATGATGATCTGCTCTCTCTGTTTGAGAACAACTGA
- the ZMIZ2 gene encoding zinc finger MIZ domain-containing protein 2 isoform X3: MNPTNPMKPALPPVPHGDGPFAYEAVPWQQSATQPAGSLSVVTTVWGVGNAAQSQVLGNPMGPAGSPPGSSMMPGMAGGSSALNSPQCLGQQAFGEAGASKGYIQPGVYGRGAYPGAPSFTTGYAGGPGAPGGLGLPSHATRPSTDFTQAAAAAAVAAAAATATATATATVAALQEKQSQELSQYGAMGAGQSFNSQFLQHGGPRGPSVPSSMNPASVGGLMGPSGMSPMGMNPPRAAGIAPLYAGQRLPQHGYPGPPQAQPLPRQGVKRAYSSEIYPGQQYLPGSQYTPSATQYAPGPGQPPAPSSFPGHRLPLQQGVGQPLSTSGPSGLHYKPTRSIPGYPSSPLPGSPTPPMTPSSSVPYMSTSQDVKSPFLPDLKPSVSSLHSSPPGSGPCDELRLTFPVRDGVVLEPFRLQHNLAVSNHAFQLRDSVYKTLMLRPDLELQFKCYHHEDRQMNTNWPASVQVSVNATPLTIERGDNKTSHKPLYLKHVCQPGRNTIQITVTACCCSHLFVLQLVHRPSVRSVLQGLLKKRLLPAEHCITKIKRNFSSGTIPGTPGPNGEDGVEQTAIKVSLKCPITFRRIQLPARGHDCRHIQCFDLESYLQLNCERGTWRCPVCNKTALLEGLEVDQYMLGILIYIQNSDYEEITIDPTCSWKPVPVKPDLHVKEEPDGPVLKRCRTVSPAHVLMPSVMEMIAALGPGAAPFAPLQPPSAPAPGDYPSQGSGFLGPGTFPDSFPPTTPSTPTLPEFTPGPPPISYQSDIPSSLLTPEKSVPCLPGQMAPAGHLDPAHNPGPPGLHAPNLGGPPGPQLHHPNPPPASRQPLGPVSSGPVGELAFTTATGVMGPPMSGAGEAPEPALDLLPELTNPDELLSYLGPPDLPTNSNDDLLSLFENN, encoded by the exons ATGAACCCCACAAACCCCATGAAACCTGCCTTGCCCCCCGTGCCACATGG TGATGGTCCATTTGCTTATGAGGCGGTGCCTTGGCAACAAAGTGCCACTCAACCAGCAGGATCGCTGTCCGTGGTCACAACCGTGTGGGGCGTTGGCAACGCGGCCCAGAGCCAG GTTTTGGGGAACCCCATGGGCCCTGCAGGGAGCCCTCCCGGCAGCTCCATGATGCCTGGCATGGCAGGTGGCAGCTCTGCTCTGAACTCCCCGCAGTGCCTCGGACAGCAGGCATTTGGTGAGGCTGGCGCCAGCAAGGGCTACATACAGCCAGGGGTGTATGGCCGTGGGGCTTACCCCGGGGCCCCAAGCTTCACTACCGG GTATGCAGGTGGCCCGGGGGCGCCCGGGGGCCTGGGCCTCCCCTCACATGCCACGCGACCCTCCACCGACTTCACCcaagcagcagctgctgctgctgtggctgctgctgctgccactgccacagccacggccacggccaccgTGGCCGCCCTCCAGGAGAAGCAGAGCCAGGAGCTGAGCCAGTACGGAGCG aTGGGGGCCGGACAGTCTTTTAACAGCCAGTTCCTACAGCACGGAGGTCCCCGGGGTCCCAGCGTCCCCAGCAGCATGAACCCTGCCAGCGTGGGAGGGCTGATGGGCCCCTCCGGCATGAGCCCCATGGGCATGAACCCCCCGCGGGCAGCAGGCATAGCGCCCCTGTACGCAGGGCAgcgcctgccccagcatgggtACCCtgggcctccccaggcccagccacTGCCCCGCCAGGGGGTCAAGAGAGCCTACTCCAGTGAG ataTATCCAGGGCAGCAGTACCTGCCAGGCAGCCAGTACACACCCAGCGCCACCCAGTATGCACCTGGCCCCgggcagccccctgccccttcctccttccctgggcACCGGCTGCCCCTGCAGCAGGgtgtgggccagcccctgtccaccTCTGGCCCCTCGGGACTGCACTACAAG CCAACCCGTTCCATCCCTGGCTACCCCAGCTCCCCACTGCCGGGGAGCCCCACGCCTCCCATGACCCCCAGCAGCAGCGTCCCCTACATGTCCACCAGCCAGGATGTCAAGTCTCCTTTCCTGCCCGACCTCAAGCCTAGCGTGAGCTCCTTGCACTCGTCGCCTCCCG GCAGTGGCCCCTGTGACGAGCTGCGACTGACCTTCCCCGTGCGGGATGGGGTGGTCCTGGAGCCCTTCCGCCTGCAGCACAACCTGGCTGTGAGCAACCACGCCTTCCAGCTCCGTGACTCTGTCTACAAGACCCTGATGCTAAG gcctgatctggagcTGCAGTTCAAGTGCTATCACCACGAGGACCGGCAGATGAACACCAACTGGCCAGCCTCGGTGCAGGTCAGCGTCAACGCCACCCCACTCACCATCGAGCGCGGCGACAACAAGACCTCCCACAAGCCCCTGTACCTGAAGCACGTGTGCCAGCCAGGCCGCAACACCATCCAGATCACTGTCACGGCCTGCTGCTGC TCCCACCTCTTCGTGCTGCAGCTGGTGCACCGGCCCTCTGTCCGCTCAGTGCTGCAGGGTCTCCTCAAGAAGCGCCTCCTGCCCGCCGAGCATTGCATCACCAAGA TAAAGCGGAACTTCAGTAGTGGCACCATCCCCGGCACCCCTGGGCCCAACGGAGAGGACGGGGTGGAGCAGACGGCCATCAAGGTGTCTCTCAAGTGCCCCATCACCTTCCGCAGGATCCAGCTCCCTGCCAGAGGTCACGACTGTCGCCACATACAG TGCTTCGACCTGGAGTCGTACCTACAGCTCAACTGTGAGCGGGGGACCTGGAGGTGCCCCGTGTGCAA CAAGACGGCATTGCTGGAGGGCCTCGAGGTGGACCAGTACATGCTGGGCATCCTCATTTACATTCAGAA CTCCGACTATGAGGAGATCACCATTGACCCCACGTGCAGCTGGAAGCCGGTGCCAGTGAAGCCCGACCTGCACGTCAAAGAGGAGCCGGACGGGCCGGTGCTGAAGCGCTGCCGCACCGTGAGCCCCGCCCATGTGCTCATGCCCAGCGTGATGGAGATGATAGCTGCCCTGGGTCCTGGTGCCGCCCCCTTCGCCCCCCTGCAGCCCCCCTCGGCCCCTGCCCCCGGCGACTACCCCAGCCAGG GTTCCGGCTTCCTGGGACCCGGGACCTTCCCCGACTCCTTCCCACCCACCACACCCAGCACCCCAACCCTTCCTGAGTTCACCCCAGGGCCGCCTCCCATCTCCTACCAGTCCGACATTCCCAGCAGCCTCCTGACACCAGAGAAGTCTGTCCCCTGTCTCCCAGGCCAG atGGCACCAGCAGGTCACCTGGACCCAGCCCACAACCCCGGGCCACCGGGGCTGCATGCCCCCAACCTTGGAGGTCCCCCAGGGCCCCAGCTGCACCATCCAAACCCTCCCCCAGCATCCCGACAGCCCCTGGGCCCAGTGAGCTCGGGTCCTGTCGGTGAGCTGGCCTTCACCACTGCCACAGGCGTGATGGGGCCCCCCATGTCTGGTGCAGGGGAGGCCCCGGAACCGGCCCTGGAC CTACTCCCAGAACTGACCAACCCTGATGAGCTGCTGTCCTACCTGGGCCCACCCGACCTCCCCACAAACAGCAATGATGATCTGCTCTCTCTGTTTGAGAACAACTGA